Within the Hyalangium gracile genome, the region GGGCAGGCGCTCACGCTGGTGCCGTTGCGCCAGCCCTCGTCGCAGTCCTCGCCCTCGTCCAGCACGCCGTTGCCGCACCAGTTGAACTGGCACGTGGCCGAGCACGACTGGTTCGCCAGGCCGTTGCTCTCGTTGCCGTGGTCGCACGCCTCGCCGATGTCCTGGTCGTAGTTGCCGCAGCCCTGCAGCACCGCGCCGCGGGCCAGGATGTAGGGAGCCCCGAAGGCGCCGTCGTAGAACTCCCTCACGCCCGGGCTCGCCCCACGCGCGCCGGTCGGGTAGGTCGCGATGGACCACGGGGCGAAGTCCGCCGCCGGGAAGCTGTCGAACTGCGCGTTCACCGAGCACGGCCAGTTGGACATCGTCTCGTCCTGGAGCGCGCTGAGGTCCGGATCATCCGAGACGATGTGCACCGTGTCGTGGCAGGCGCCGCTCTGCACGGCGAAGTCGCCGAACGGCTCCAGCAGCTCCACGTGCGTGTTCGGAGCGGCGTCCTGGTAGTAGCAGCTCAGGGAGATGTAGAGGCCCGTCATGCCGGACAGGCTGGAGGCGAACCGGACCGCCCTCTGCGTCACCAGCTCCGGGGCGCCGTTGGCCACCGGAGCCGTGCCCGCGATGAAGACGTTGCCGTTGACGGCCCGGCCCCACACGTGGCGGTTGGCCACCGCGGCCGACACCGCATCCAGGTTGGCGCACGAGGCGTCACCCAGGATGATGACCCGGTACGTGGCGAAGTCCGCGGCGGACATCGTCCCCCACTCGGCATCGTCCACCACCTTCACCTGCATGCCGAACTGCTGGGCCGCCTGCGCCTCGACGCTGTTCTCCCCGCCCGTGACGGTGCGCGCCAGGATGAGCGCCTTGTGCTGCGAGATGGCGTCCTGACGGGAGCCCAGGGTGCTCTCCGGCTGGGACGCGGGGGTGTCTTCCTGCCCACATGCAGCGGCGGTCAGGCCGACCATCAGCAGCGACGCTCTCCACAGATTTGCGCGGTTCATTGCGACACTCCGGGCTGATGTAGGCAGCGGGAGGAGGGGGGAGAATTCCAGCTGCCCGGGAAATTTCCTCTATTTATGAAGTAAACGAGAATTCCCGTCAAGCGCCGCTGAACTTTTACAGTAGGGCAACCCTAGAACTCGGGGGTTCCAGGCCGCTCGCCTCCTCCCCACGGAGTGATTTCAAGGGGTTGGCTCTCCGAACTGGCCGGCTAGGGGGCTCCCCGAAGCTGGAATTCCAGCCTCAGGGACTGAGGATGAGCGACGAATCCCCGAATTCGTGCCCCAGGTATCCGAGTTTTTCCGCAATCTGCGAGGCCTCGCGGAGCAGTGGGAGCGGAGCGAAGGCCTGGAGGAGCATGTAGTGGCTGGTCGTGGGGTCATGTACGCCGGTGAGCAACCCGTTCACCACACGCGGCACGAAGCCCGGGCCCATGAGCAGGTCCGTCACGCCCTCGCCGGGGGTGAGGGTACCGCCGGACTGGAGCGCACGTCCCTCGAGCGCGCGCACCACCGTGGTGCCCACGGCCACCACCCGGCCTCCCGCGGCGCGCGTGGCGTGGAGGGCCTCCACCGTGGAGGCGGGGATGTCGAAGCGCTCCGGGCGAGGCAGCGCGGCGTCGAGCGCGGCATCACCGGTGGAGGACAGCCCGGCGGCGTGGGTGAGCGAGGCGAAGCGCACACCTCGGCGTCGGAGCTCGAGGAGCACCGCCCACGTCAGGGGCAGGCCCGCGGAGGGCGCCTCGGCGGCCCAGGGTCTCGCCGAGTACACGGTCTGGATGTGCCAGAGCTCGAGCGGGCCCGAGAGGTACGAGTACTGGACGGGTCGGCCGGAGCGGTACAGTCCGGCCCACAGCGCGGCGCCCTGGGCGTCGAAGGCCACGCGGAGCAGTCGCGGAGACGGCGGCAGCACCTCCACCACCCGCGCCGTGAGCGAGCCGAGCAGCAGCCGCGCGCCTTCCTTCGGCGAGGGCGGAGCGGGCCGATCCTCGGTGCGCATCCGCCAGTCCCCCGCGCCGAAGAGGACCGCGGTCCAGGTGCCCTGCTCCTCCCGGGCGAGCAGCCGCAGCTCGATGGGCGCGCCCTCCTCCGTGCGGCCTTGCAGGGAGCCCGGGAGCGTGGCCGCGTCGTTCACGACGAGCAGATCCCCTTCGCGCAGCAGCTCCGGGAGGTGCTCCACCCGCCGGTCCGAGATGCGGCCAGTGCTCGGGGCGATGTGCAGCAGCCTGCCTGTCTCGGGGTGCTCACGGGGCCAGCGTGCGGCGTTCATGCGGCCTCCAGTCGCGCGGCTTCGAGGCGGCTGCCCGAGGGCACCCCCTCCGCGCGCTCCAGCAGGGTGACGATACGAGCGGCCACGGCCTCCGGGCGCAGGAGCGTGGCGGGGTCCGCGTCCGGCATGGCGTCGCTGTGCATCTTCGTGTCCATCTCACCGGGGTCGACGTTGAAGAAGCGCACGCCAGTGCCCTCCAGCTCCGCGGCCCAGATGCGGCCCAGGTGCTCCAGCGCCACCTTGGACACGCTGTAGGCGCCCCAGCGCGGGTAGGCGGACACGGCCGCGTCCGAGGTGAGGTGCACCACCACGCCGCCGCCGCGCATCGCCATGGCGCCGGCCACGGCCTTGGTGAGCCGGAAGGGCCCCACCAGGTTCACCTCCAGCACGCGAGCGAGGTCCTCGCACGCGGTGTCGAGCAGCAGGGGCAGCGGCGTGGGGCCCAGAATGCTGGCGTTGTGCACCAGCACGTCGATGGGACCCACCAGCGCGGACGCCGCGCCGGCCAGCGGGTAGATGGCCTCCTTGTCCCCCACGTCATACGCGAGCGCATGCGCCACATGCCCCTGGGCGCGCAGGGCCGCCGCCACGGCCTCCATCTCCTGGGCGTTGCGCGAAACGCCCACCACCCGAGCGCCCTTGCGGGCCAGGTCCTTCATGAGCGCCTCGCCCAGTCCGCGGCTTGCGCCCGTCACCAGTACCGCCTTGCCTTCGAGCTTCATCGTGTCTCCTCCTGTGCCTCAAGGAGTACACGGCCCTGGCCAGCCCATTGGCCTGGATGCCAATGCATTGGCGGAATGTTCTTCCGTGAGCGCGAGGACAGAGCGGGCAGGGGAACGGCCGCTCTCGTCGGGCCCCCTGCCTCGAAGGTGCCTCCTGGCTGTTAAGCTCCGCCCTGACTTGTCACTCGCTCGCCTGCTCGCACTGACCGCTGCCCTCCTGGCCTCCCAGGCCTTCGCGGAGCGTGCTCCGCCCTTCGACGTGACGGACCTGGAGGGCCGCCGCTACACGCTGGGCGCCCTGTCGGGGAAGATCGTCGTCCTGAACTTCTGGTTCAAGGACTGCCCGCCCTGCCGTCACGAGCGCAGGGCGCTCAACCGCGTCGTCGCCCGCTACCAGTCCAACCCGGGCGTGGTGTTCCTGGCGCCCGCGCTCGACAAGGCGGACGAGCTGCGGCCGTTCCTGAGCAGGTACCCGCTCCACTATGCCGTCATCCCCGAGGCCGAGGAGCTGGCGGAGACATACGGCGTCTCGGGCTTCCCGACGCACGTCGTCATCGGGCGTGACGGGAACATCGTCGAGCGGTGGACGAGCGCCACCGATGCGTTCCTCCGCCTCACCGAGGCCATCGACTCGCAGCTCGAGCCGCCCCAGGCCAGGAAGGCCCGTGCGCCCACCATCGTCCTGCCTGCCCAGGGCAGTCCGGTATGGGAGTCTCCCCTCCTCGTCAGTCCCGAGCGACCCGTTCGGGGCGGGACGGTGAAGCTCTACTACGCGCCAGCGTCCCTGCAGCACCCCGCCGAGGCCCTGGTCGCGTGGGACGTGCACGGAGATGGCTCCTTCACCCAGGGCGTGGCGCCCATGCGCCCGCGAGGCGTGCTGCTCTCCTACGAGCTGAAGCTCCCCGAGGATGCGACGCTCGTGCACCTGCGCGTGCTCTCGCGTGGGGACAGGCGGTTCATCGAGCACACGCTGCCCATCTCCGACGCGCAGGGCCGGCCCGTGCGCAACGCCTTCGTCGACGTGGGCGCCTGTGGCATCCCTCTTCCCATCGAGCGTGAGCTCGAGCACCACCCTCACAGCCCCTTTGCCCTCCTGGCCCGGCTCGAGGAGCGGCTGGGCCCACCCGCCCATGCCTCGGAGCTGGCTCCCGGGGAGCTGCGCGAGCTGCTGAAGACCGCCGAGGGCACGGCGCTGGAGCTGCTCGCCATCACCGTGGATGCGCTGCTGCTGGCGCGGGACTTCAAGAACGTGACGCAGGTGCTCGACCACATGGTGCGACTCGAGCCCGGCGCCTTCCTCACCCGCCGGGCGTTGTCCCGACTGCTGACACAGCCCTATGGGGACGTCTCGCGGCAGTGGCCTCCCACGCTCCTGCCCTGGGCCTGGCAGGTGCTCGCCGAGCGGGATGATGTCTGGAGCCGCCTCGCCGCGAGCCAGAGCTCCGCCTCGGTGACGGACACCCTCATCGCGGAGCGGATCTGCTCCACCTGGAGGGCCGCCGAGCCCGACAACCCGCTCGCCCATGACTGCCTGGCTCGAGTCCTGGAGCAGCAGGGCCGCCTTCCAGAAGCGCTCGCCGCGAGCCGCGCCTCGCTCGAGGCCGCGAGCACCGGCAAGCTGCCCCTCTACCACCCTGGAGGCTGGAGCCAGGCGGCCAGGGCCCAGGAGGAGCTCTGGGCACGCCATGCCGAGCTCTCGCTGGAGAGCAGGGAGCTGGCTGGCGCGCCGGAGCCCTGAACTACCAGGACACCTGGCTGCTCAAGGGCGTGTCCGGAGTGCAGAGCTCGACGGCCAGCCGCCGGAGCGCCATCCTCAGCACGCCCGCGCAGGTCTCCTCATCGCCACAGCCCTCCATCGTGGCCTGGAGGCGCTCGAAGATCTCCCGGTTGTAGGACTCCGGATGCGGTGAGGCGTGGTCCCGGAGATAGATGAGGTTCGCGGGGTCTCGCAGGCTCATGCCAGCCTGCTCGAACAGCTCCTCGAAGCGAGGCGTCCACGGCTCACCGCCCTCGGTCTCCTCGAAGCTCGTCCTCGTGGCGATGCGGTGCGCGGTGCCGCCCTCCTCTTCACCCGAGACACAGAGGCCCGGCACCTCCGGAGGGTCTTCCTCCACGGGGAACGCGGCTACCGCCGGGCGCTCGTGCCAGGAGCCCTCCTCGCAGGCCAGGAGCCGGTCGAGCACCGCGAGCTCGCTCGGGTCCCCCTTCTCCCGCACGCGAGCCTCCATGCCCAGGTTGATGAGCTCCATCCAGAGGCGCATGGCGTAGGCCCACTGCTCCTCCGTCGTCACGACCCTGCGCAGGTTCGGCTCGTTCTGGGCCAGGGACAGGCCTGGCTCGAGCCTCAGGCGTCGCGCGAGCGACTCGATGACATGGCGCTGCTCCGGGCGCGCTCCCGACAGCATCTCGAGGATGGGGCGGGTGTAGAGCTCGTCCCTCTCCTCGTCCTTCGCCCGACGCTGCAGCCAGACCTCCGAGGTGGAGACGGGAAGGTCCGAGGTCTGCCCATCCACCTTCGCGAAGGCATGGGCCTCCGCGAAGCTGACGCGCCCATCCTGGTCATAGTCCGCCGAGTCGACGGGCTGCCCCACGCGGCTGACCCCGCTCAGGCCGGCGAAGAAGCTGGAGCTGTAGTCGCGGTAGTCCGCCTCATCCACCTCGGGGGTACAGCCCACGGAGGTGCGCTCCTTCACCGTCGCGAAGAAGCCGCAGCGGGCCTGCGCGGCCACGGGTCCCCGCGAATCTCCGCCCTGATAGATGAAGTTGGCGAAGGAGCCCGCGTAGCACTGGGACATCACCGCCACCACGGGCGTGTCGGGCGAGAGCTGATCCAGGGCCCGGGACAGGGCGCGCACGCTCAAGGAGCGCTCTCCCCACAGCACCAGGTAGTTGTTGTTCGAGTTCTCGGGGTTCAGGCCGCCGTGCCCCGTGAAGTAGAGGAAGATGGGCCGCTGGGGCTTCTCCTGGAGGGTCCGGCGCCACCACTCCTGGAAGCTGGTGCGCGTGGAGGGCCCCTGGAGGTGGGGAATCTCGGGCGCCTTGAACCGCACCTTCCCGTCCTCACCCAGGTACCGGACGGTCTCCTGCCCGTCGTGGCCGTTGGCGAAGTAGAGGGTGGCGGTGGCCGGATCTCCCCCGAACAGCCGCAGCGTTCGCTGGAAGTAGAGCGCGTTCTTCTCCAGGGCGATCTCGTTGTGCGCCGGCTCGCCGCCGCCGCCCAGCACCAGGAAGTTGTAGCCGGGCTCGACACCCGCGCCGCCGAGCACCCAGACTCCCAGCACGCCTGCCACGATGTTGCTGACCATGGAGCCTCACGCCTCTGTCCCGAGCATGCTCCATCCCGCCGCGCTTTCCCAGGGAGGGGGTGGCGCGGAGGGACGCGAATTGGCGGGTGTGTCGAGCCATTGGCAGAGTGGTCCTCCATGAGTGGGGACGAAGAGCTGGCGGGCTGGCTGGCCCGCAACATCAAGGGGCTGCGGGAGGCGCGCGGGGCCACGCAGGCGCAGCTGGCGAAGCTGGCGGGGATTCCTCGGGCGACCTGGGCGCACCTGGAGTCCGGAGCCAGCAATCCGACCCTGGCCGTGCTCCACCGGGTGGCCAATGCGCTCCAGGTGTCCATGGAGGAGCTGGTGGCCCGCCCCCGGGCCAGCGCCCGGCACTATCCCCGCGAGAGCCTGCCGGTGCGGCAGCGGGGCGCGGGCATGCTGCGCAAGCTGCTGCCGGATCCGCTGCCGGGGATGGAGTTCGATCGGCTGGAGCTGCCCCCGCGCGTGCGCATCGCGGGCGTGCCGCACACCCCAGGCACGCGGGAGTACCTGGCGTGCGAGGTGGGGCAGCTCGCGCTGGTGGCCAGCGGCGAGCGCTTCGAGCTCCAGGCCGGGGACGTGGTCGTGTTCCGTGGGGACCAGAAGCACTCGTACGAGAACCCCGGAGACAGGACCGCGGTGGGCTACTCGGTGGTGCTGCTGGCGCCTCCGCTGCGGTAAGTCAGGGCTGGCCGCCCGAGGTGCCCGTCACGGCGCGCAGCAGCGCCATGGGCCCCACGGCGCGAACGCGCTCGAGCTGCTCGCGGTTCTTGACCAGCAGCGAGCCGGCGAAGGCGAGCGCATTGAGCGAGATGGAGTCGAACGTCTCCTGGGTGCGAGGCACCACCAGGGTCCACTCGCGCGTGGCCAGCAGGTTGTACGGCGTCCCGGCCTGCTCGCAGCCCACCTCGCGCAGCAGGCGCAGATAGGTGGCGTGCGCCTGGTCCGCGTCCTGGGGCGCAGGCCCCAGCGCATGGCGGAAGGGCAGCCGGCCTCGGGCGATGGCCTCATCCATGGGCGTGCGCAGGCCCGCGGCGGCCAGCGGGACGGGGACGAGCTGAAGGTGCTTGTGGGGCTGGCTCGCACCCGCGAGGCGCCCACCATTATAGAAGGCGAGCGAGTCGAACTCGGCCATGCAGGCGAGCAGGGCCTCGAAGTCGGCGAGGGTGAGGAGCGAGTCCTGCTCTTCGTAGGCCTGGGTGACGAGCAGGGCGTGGTGGTCGAAGACGTTGAACTTGTTCAGCAGGCACGCGTGCGCGGGGGGCACGAGGGAGACGAACAGGTCCTCCTCATAGGGAGGGATGAACGGGTTCTTGGGCGGCTTCCCGTCGGAGGGGGGCTGCACGGCCCGGGCCTTGCGCTCCAGGTTGGACACGACCCGGACGAGGAAGGGGACGCCCTCGTCCTGGATGACCTCCACCTCGGTGTGGATGGGCACCAGCGCGCCACTGGCGAGCGCCCGCGCCGTACGCTCGACGACGGTGCGCCAGAGGGTTCCTCTCTCGAAGTTGGGAGAGCGCTCGACCATGAGTCTCATCGTAGTCCCGCTCCATTCCAGAGGAGCACCGAGAGCGTCAAGCGGCGTCCCTGCCATAGTACCAGGCCGTCAGCGCGAGCCGTGGCGCGTACGCGGGGAGGACCTCGTGCTCCAGCCTCTCACTGAGGAACACCACCACGCGATCCAGAATGGGGGCCACCTCCAGCGTCCCGTCGTCCAGGTAGAGCCGGAGAAGCCCTCCGTGCTCCGGCTGCCAGTCCGGGTTGGCGTAGTAGATGGCCGTCACGCGGCGGTTCGACTGTCCGGGGAAGGCGTCGCGGTGGCGCACGTAGCGCGCTCCGCCGCCCGGATAGTGGGCGAGCTGCAGGTCGAAGCGGCCGAGCCCCAGGTAGGCCCCGGTGGAGAGGGCCTCGCCCAGCTCGGCGAAGGACTGCCAGAGCGAGCCCAGGGCGGTGTCCGGCCCGGGCACGACCCAGGTGATGAAGTCTCCGCGCACGGTGGTGTCCTCGGTCCGGTCCGCGCCGCGGCGGATGCCCGCGGGCTTGAGGCCTCCTGTCTGCGCGCGCTGCCGGGCCTCGGCGTGGACGGAGCTCGCCCGCTCCCTTCCCAGGAAGGTGTCCCGAACGAAGAAGCCCTTCGTGCCCAGCGCCGCGATCTCGTCGTCCCGAAGCTCCATGTGTTCACCCCGCACCGTGCCTCAGAGCGAGGGCGCTGTCAGCCAGGGTAGAATGGGTCCATGGGGAACGTCCTGCGCATCCTGGTCTTCATTGGAGCCGTGGCGCTCGGTGCGCTCGGCGCGTTCATCGTCCTGCGGCCCCAGGCGCGGCCCTTGCCCGACCCGCCGGCGCTCGTGCTCCAGATGCGCGAGGTGACGCGGCTGGAGACGCTCGATGTCTCCCTCTACAAGAAGGTGACGTTCAGCCCGGAGCCGGTGGCCTCGGACGCGCTCTGGAAGGACGTCATCAACTGGGCGGCGTACTCCATCCACACGCCCCGGGGCCGGGCCATCGTCTTCGCGGACGTGCACCTGGGCTATGACTTCCAGCGCATCGACACCTCGAATCTCCGGGTGACGGGCTCGCGGGTGGATGTCGTGCTTCCGCCGCTGGAGGTGAAGGTGGAGCTGCGTCCGGGGGAGACGGAGATCATCGACTCGAACCTGAACAGCGAGCAGACCGCGCATCTGCTGGAGAAGGCCCGTCTCGCCTTCGAGCGCGAGGCGAGCAATGACCAGCGGCTGAAGGAGCGCGCGCGTCAGTCCGCCGAGCGCTCGTTGCGAGGCCTGTTCCTGTCGCTGGGTTTCAACGAGGTGCGCTTCGTGGACCAGCTGCCGAAGGCCTCGGCGGGCTGAAGCGGGCCGAGCTACTGAGCCGTGGGCCCCAGGACATCCGAGAGTTGCGTGGCCTTGAGGGCCAGATCGAACCACCGATCGAGGGTAGTGAGGTCCGTGCAGGACAGGATGAGCTTCCGGGACTCCACGTCGACCTGTACGCCCCGCGCCGCGAGAATCCGGAGCACGTCCTCCGCTCTCCCCTCCGCTCTCCCCTCCGCTCTCCCTTCAGCCTGGCCCTTCTGCCGTCCTCTCTCGAAGTGCTCTTCACCCCAGCCCAGCATCAGCTCCTCCATTCGCTGAGTACCCACGATGGATTTTAGCATTCCCACTGTGGCGTCTCGTGCGCCCTCGTGCCCCACAAGCAACAAATAGTGGAAGACCACACTCAATTCCTCGATGCCATTGGATGTGGCCTGCACCTGGATGAACAGCTCCCTCCAGCCCGGGAGCTGCTCGGCGAGTTCTTCGGAACGTCCATAGCGCAGCGCCAGCAGCGCCAACCGGGCCTGCGGAGGACCCGGTCGCGCCATGAGCGCCTCCGCGCGCTCGGTTGTCAGGTCATCCAACAAATACTCGAATCGCGGCGCGAGCGTCCTCCACAGTTCCACCTGCTCGCCCTCAACCGGCACATCGAAGAGTTCTTCCACCCGACGGGGAGCGCTCCAGGCGCCACCCGGCCCGTGGCGCAGCGCCATCCATCGATCCACCGAGGACTGGTGCTCCAGCAGCAAGTAGAGCAACACCGGCCGTCCCCCGGACGAACGGGCTGAAAAGAGCAGATCGGTCTCGGTCTCCCGCAGCTCCGGGTCGACGACCGAGCCCGACTCTCTCCGCAAGCTCGACCAGTCCACCTGAGCCACCACATGTAAAGGCAAGGCCGCGCGGAGCTCAGCAGCGGCCCGCTCGGGGTGCTCGAAGGTGAAGCGAATGAAGAGGTCGTGCGGACCGGACATGGCTCGCAGCGCCAGAGCACAAAGCGGGCCAGCGACTCCTCGCAGGGAACACCCCGGCCTCCGCGTCCACTGCGCGCGACTACCGTCTCATCCGGGAGACACCTCCCCTGGCGCTGAGACGCAGCCCCTGACTCAGAGCAGGGTCAGTCCCTCGGCGGTGAGGCGGAACAGGCCCGGGATTCCATCCGGTGCATGTCCCAGCTTCGCCAGCGTCTCGCACTCCGCCGCGTCCGACTCACGGCACACGAGCGCGAACTCGCGCCAGCCCAGGCTCACCCGCAGCGGCCCCTCTCCCGCCTGGAGCGCCAGCCGCCGCCGCTGCTCGGCCGTGAGCAGCCGCGCCCCGTCGTGTCCGTCCCCCTCTGCCACCGCCCAGAGCCCGCTGAACGTCTCCGCCAGCCGCACCACGCCTCGGTCCACCACCACCGGACGCACCGGCGCCGGCTTCGCCTCCAGGTTGCGCCAGGCCGCCCTGTCCACCGTGTCCACCGTCAGCCCCGTGGCCGCCAGCGCCGACTCGGGCAGGTAGCGCACGTACTCCGCGTCCTCCAGCACGTAGAACACCTCGAGCCCCGCCGGGCCCGAGCGGTGCACCGCCCCCACCGCCTGCGCCTCGAAGCCCGCTGGCCGCAGCACTGGGCGCACCCCACGCTCCAACGCCGTCACGTCCTCGCCCAGCCCCGCCCTCATCCCACCGAGCTGCGCGGCCAGCTTCTCCACATGGGCCGCCAGCCCCCGCTTGCCGCCGCGATAGGCGCCGTAGAGCGAGCCCACGTTCACCCTCGCCACCTCGCCTCCAGCCAGCTTCACCAGCACGTCTCGCCCCTGCAGGCGGAACTTCACCCCCGCTCGCCGCAGCGCCGCCGCCAGCGCCGCGTTGAACTCCGGGCGCAGCACCTGCTCCTCCGCCAGCGCCTCCGCCGGGAGCTCCACCGCCTCCAGCTCCTCCTTCAGGAGCCGCGCCTCCGCGTCGAACGGATCCCTCTCGAGCACGTCCCGCACGTACTGCTGCGCCCGCCCCTTCTCGCCCCGGCGCAGCGCCAGCACCGCCAGCACCTTGACCGCCTCGGGGTCTCCCGGGCTGAGCACCAGCGCCTCGCGCAGCACCTCCTCCGCGTCCCCGTGCCGCTCCAGCCCCAGCAGCGCACGCGCCAGTCCCAGTCGGACCTGCAGCTCCTTCGGAAAGTCCCTCCGCAGCCGCTCCATCAGCGGCAGCGCCTCGCGCTCCGCTCCCGCGTTGACGAGCGCATGCGCCACCGTCAGCCACAGCGTGGGCCCCGCGCTCCCCGCCGCGGCCTCACGCAGCGCGGACAGCTCCGAGTCACTCAGGACCTCGCCCGCCTCCACCTTGCGACGGAGGCTCTCCAGGTTGGCGCTCACACCGCGACTCTAGTGGGTCAGCCCGTCCGCCCCAACCTTCTCCCCATCCGATGGAGACTCGGCAGGCGTGGGCTCGGCCGTGGGCGTCTCGGACTGGCTGAGGAACTCATCCAGCGCCCCCACGTCGATGGGCTTGCGGAACACGGCGTCCACCAGCGCCAGGTTGGCGCGGTTCTGCCCGCGCACGTCCATGCCCGTGACGATGGCCAGCAGCGCCTCGGGCGTGCGCTTGCGCAGCTCGCGCGCCAGCTCCCAGCCGGAGATGTCCGGCATCAGCGCGTCCAGCAGGGCCGCGTCGTAGCGCCGACGCTCCCACAGCTGCAGCGCCACCTCCGCGCTCTGGGCCATCTGCACGTCATAGCCCTCGTCCCCCAGCACCTCCGCCAGCATCCGCGCGTTGTCGATGTCGTCGTCCACCACCAGCACCCGGCGCGTCTGCTGGAAGCGGCGCGGGCCGGTCGGGCTCACCTCGGCGCGCGCCTCCGCCTCATGGACCTCTCGCGCACGCGGCAGCCGCACCACGAAGGCGCCACCCTTGCCGCCCTGCGCGTTCTCCACCGTCAGCTCGCCGCCCCAGCGCTGCACCTGGGCCCGCACCACCGCCAGCTGCAGCGCCGCCTGAGGCGCCCCAGCATCCCGGTTGAGCGGATCGAACATCCGCGACAGCTCCTCCATAGCGTACGTCGGGCCCTGATCCTGGATGCGCAGCGCCAGCCGGTCCGTCCCCTCGGCCTGGGTGGTCAGCTCCAGCCGCCCGCCCTGCTCCATGCGGTCCCTCGCCGACAGCAGCAGGCTCACCACCAGCTCGCGCAGGAA harbors:
- a CDS encoding DUF4230 domain-containing protein, with protein sequence MGNVLRILVFIGAVALGALGAFIVLRPQARPLPDPPALVLQMREVTRLETLDVSLYKKVTFSPEPVASDALWKDVINWAAYSIHTPRGRAIVFADVHLGYDFQRIDTSNLRVTGSRVDVVLPPLEVKVELRPGETEIIDSNLNSEQTAHLLEKARLAFEREASNDQRLKERARQSAERSLRGLFLSLGFNEVRFVDQLPKASAG
- a CDS encoding helix-turn-helix domain-containing protein, with protein sequence MSGDEELAGWLARNIKGLREARGATQAQLAKLAGIPRATWAHLESGASNPTLAVLHRVANALQVSMEELVARPRASARHYPRESLPVRQRGAGMLRKLLPDPLPGMEFDRLELPPRVRIAGVPHTPGTREYLACEVGQLALVASGERFELQAGDVVVFRGDQKHSYENPGDRTAVGYSVVLLAPPLR
- a CDS encoding 2OG-Fe(II) oxygenase — encoded protein: MELRDDEIAALGTKGFFVRDTFLGRERASSVHAEARQRAQTGGLKPAGIRRGADRTEDTTVRGDFITWVVPGPDTALGSLWQSFAELGEALSTGAYLGLGRFDLQLAHYPGGGARYVRHRDAFPGQSNRRVTAIYYANPDWQPEHGGLLRLYLDDGTLEVAPILDRVVVFLSERLEHEVLPAYAPRLALTAWYYGRDAA
- a CDS encoding TlpA disulfide reductase family protein, which gives rise to MSLARLLALTAALLASQAFAERAPPFDVTDLEGRRYTLGALSGKIVVLNFWFKDCPPCRHERRALNRVVARYQSNPGVVFLAPALDKADELRPFLSRYPLHYAVIPEAEELAETYGVSGFPTHVVIGRDGNIVERWTSATDAFLRLTEAIDSQLEPPQARKARAPTIVLPAQGSPVWESPLLVSPERPVRGGTVKLYYAPASLQHPAEALVAWDVHGDGSFTQGVAPMRPRGVLLSYELKLPEDATLVHLRVLSRGDRRFIEHTLPISDAQGRPVRNAFVDVGACGIPLPIERELEHHPHSPFALLARLEERLGPPAHASELAPGELRELLKTAEGTALELLAITVDALLLARDFKNVTQVLDHMVRLEPGAFLTRRALSRLLTQPYGDVSRQWPPTLLPWAWQVLAERDDVWSRLAASQSSASVTDTLIAERICSTWRAAEPDNPLAHDCLARVLEQQGRLPEALAASRASLEAASTGKLPLYHPGGWSQAARAQEELWARHAELSLESRELAGAPEP
- a CDS encoding S-adenosylmethionine:tRNA ribosyltransferase-isomerase translates to MNAARWPREHPETGRLLHIAPSTGRISDRRVEHLPELLREGDLLVVNDAATLPGSLQGRTEEGAPIELRLLAREEQGTWTAVLFGAGDWRMRTEDRPAPPSPKEGARLLLGSLTARVVEVLPPSPRLLRVAFDAQGAALWAGLYRSGRPVQYSYLSGPLELWHIQTVYSARPWAAEAPSAGLPLTWAVLLELRRRGVRFASLTHAAGLSSTGDAALDAALPRPERFDIPASTVEALHATRAAGGRVVAVGTTVVRALEGRALQSGGTLTPGEGVTDLLMGPGFVPRVVNGLLTGVHDPTTSHYMLLQAFAPLPLLREASQIAEKLGYLGHEFGDSSLILSP
- a CDS encoding AHH domain-containing protein: MVSNIVAGVLGVWVLGGAGVEPGYNFLVLGGGGEPAHNEIALEKNALYFQRTLRLFGGDPATATLYFANGHDGQETVRYLGEDGKVRFKAPEIPHLQGPSTRTSFQEWWRRTLQEKPQRPIFLYFTGHGGLNPENSNNNYLVLWGERSLSVRALSRALDQLSPDTPVVAVMSQCYAGSFANFIYQGGDSRGPVAAQARCGFFATVKERTSVGCTPEVDEADYRDYSSSFFAGLSGVSRVGQPVDSADYDQDGRVSFAEAHAFAKVDGQTSDLPVSTSEVWLQRRAKDEERDELYTRPILEMLSGARPEQRHVIESLARRLRLEPGLSLAQNEPNLRRVVTTEEQWAYAMRLWMELINLGMEARVREKGDPSELAVLDRLLACEEGSWHERPAVAAFPVEEDPPEVPGLCVSGEEEGGTAHRIATRTSFEETEGGEPWTPRFEELFEQAGMSLRDPANLIYLRDHASPHPESYNREIFERLQATMEGCGDEETCAGVLRMALRRLAVELCTPDTPLSSQVSW
- a CDS encoding SDR family NAD(P)-dependent oxidoreductase; protein product: MKLEGKAVLVTGASRGLGEALMKDLARKGARVVGVSRNAQEMEAVAAALRAQGHVAHALAYDVGDKEAIYPLAGAASALVGPIDVLVHNASILGPTPLPLLLDTACEDLARVLEVNLVGPFRLTKAVAGAMAMRGGGVVVHLTSDAAVSAYPRWGAYSVSKVALEHLGRIWAAELEGTGVRFFNVDPGEMDTKMHSDAMPDADPATLLRPEAVAARIVTLLERAEGVPSGSRLEAARLEAA
- a CDS encoding ATP adenylyltransferase family protein → MRLMVERSPNFERGTLWRTVVERTARALASGALVPIHTEVEVIQDEGVPFLVRVVSNLERKARAVQPPSDGKPPKNPFIPPYEEDLFVSLVPPAHACLLNKFNVFDHHALLVTQAYEEQDSLLTLADFEALLACMAEFDSLAFYNGGRLAGASQPHKHLQLVPVPLAAAGLRTPMDEAIARGRLPFRHALGPAPQDADQAHATYLRLLREVGCEQAGTPYNLLATREWTLVVPRTQETFDSISLNALAFAGSLLVKNREQLERVRAVGPMALLRAVTGTSGGQP
- a CDS encoding Rpn family recombination-promoting nuclease/putative transposase — encoded protein: MSGPHDLFIRFTFEHPERAAAELRAALPLHVVAQVDWSSLRRESGSVVDPELRETETDLLFSARSSGGRPVLLYLLLEHQSSVDRWMALRHGPGGAWSAPRRVEELFDVPVEGEQVELWRTLAPRFEYLLDDLTTERAEALMARPGPPQARLALLALRYGRSEELAEQLPGWRELFIQVQATSNGIEELSVVFHYLLLVGHEGARDATVGMLKSIVGTQRMEELMLGWGEEHFERGRQKGQAEGRAEGRAEGRAEDVLRILAARGVQVDVESRKLILSCTDLTTLDRWFDLALKATQLSDVLGPTAQ